The genomic window ATCGACTGGCTGCAAGGCTCGACTACCGTAGATGGCTGCAAGCGCACAGCTGAAGTGATAGCTGTATTGTGCACCTTCCAGCGTTGCAGGGTTACGCTCGTTCGACAGTTTAAGCCCCTCGGCAAATGTCTCGATGCGAAGGCTAACGATCGGAACACCTGGTCGGCGTAGTTCAAGTATGGCGTCGATAGCCGCGTGCATGTAGCGGCAGCACGCATACGGCTTCAGATAACAATCTTCGAGCCACCAATGAATGCCGAGATCGCCGGTAAGAACCGCGCGCGTGTAGCGCTTCCCATCGTCCAGGAGGTCAAGCGGACCGGTCGCTCCAGCCTGAGCGCGGAAGGCCGCCGTCAGCCCTGTCACGACAGCTGGCGGAATGCATTCCTTGACGGTGTTGCCGTCGGCCTTAGAGACCGCTTCGTTGATACCTATCGGGCCTTCGGCGCCGGCGATCCCGATTGCATTGGCCATCTGAAAAGTGGTCAGTTTCAGGAGACGCCCTGCGCCTGCCGCAACACCGAAGTTTACCCAGCGACCGCTGATATAGGTGTCGATCGTTTCCGTCGGGCGAGCAGTGGCAACGCGCAATGCGATGTCATAGCCAACCGCAATTGCCTCAAAGATCTCCTCGTCGCTCGCGCCTATTTGTTGTGCGACGGCCAGAACAGCCGGAATAATTCCAGCACCAGGATGCCCGGCTGCGCCACGGTGACCGTCATCGAGATCGAGAGCACTCGCGGCTGCGGAATTCGCCATAGCCGCACCGACGATAGAGAGGCTCCGATCGGTCAACCAGACATCGACCGGACCTTGACCATAGGCGGCATAGGCGGCCTTTCTGGCCGCGATAGCCAAGTCGGAGTTGAATCCCGCCGCACTCGCCGCGAGAAGGTCTGTGATGAGTACCGCGCAAGCTTGCCGTGCGGAGTGTGGAAGGCTACCAGCCGGATGGGTAGCCGCGAAATTCGCAAGTTCCTGAATAGCGTGCATGACTGGCATCACCTAGAGCTGAGCGATGGCGCGGGGCGGCGAATGAAATGGCCGGCGCTCTTAATATTCCAGAGCGCTGGTTCCGGCACGAAACCGATGGGCTTCATCGGGCTGATTGGTGGTGGCGCCTGTCGCCTTGCCGCCGGTCGAACCAGCCGTTGACCCGGATGGGTAATCGGAATGGCGGAAAGCAAGCGCTGGGTATAGTCATGACCAGGGCGCCCGATTACGTCATCCCTGCTGCCGATCTCAACCAGTTCACCAAAGTACATAACGGCAACCCGATCACAGATTTTCTCGACGGCCGCCATGTCGTGGCTGATGAACAGATACGAAATATCGAATTCCTTTTGTAGGCTCATCATCAGTTCGATAATCTGGGCCTTTACTGCAACGTCCAGAGCAGAAACGGCTTCGTCGGCTATAATGAGCTTCGGCGCCATTGCCAAAGCACGCGCGATGCAGATGCGCTGGCGTTGGCCGCCGGAGAATTCATGGGGCAGGCTATTGGCGCGGTTGGTGGGGATCCCGACCTTGTCGAGCAGCCACTCCATTTTCTCGGTCAGTGCTTTGCCGGATGCAATCCCGTGTACTTTCATTGGCTCGATGATCGCTGAGCCGATAGTCTGGCGACTATCGAGCGACCCAAATGGATCCTGGAAGATCATCTGAACATCACGGCGCATCCGCGCCAGACTTTTATGATCGGAGTAGTCAATCAAATTACCATCGACCGTGATCGTGCCGCCATGCCGCGATACGAGATCGATGATGGCCTTGCCAATCGTTGACTTACCGGAGCCCGACTCCCCGACAAGGCCGAGCGTCTCCCCCTTACCGATCGCGAATGAGACACCTTCCACAGCATGGACATGGCCCAGTCTGCGGCCGAACAACCCGCCGGTATGAACAAATCTAACCGAGAGATCACGCACCTCAAGAAGGGGCTTGTCACCTTTGCAGTTGAGCGGAAGGACGTCGAGTTCTGACGCTGCCGCATTTTCGATATCGATTTTACCGGCAATCGAGGGTGCTGCTTCGATCAGGATCCGGGTATAATCGCTTTCCGGCTCGCTGAAGATTTTGTTGACCGAACCTGCTTCGATCTGCTGACCGCTTCGCATTACCAGGACATGATCGGCGACCTCGGCGACAACACCCATATCATGCGTGATGAACAAGACGGCTGTCTTCGTGTCCTGCTGTAGATCTTTGAGAAGTCGAAGGATCTGCGCCTGAACGGTAACGTCAAGTGCGGTGGTCGGCTCGTCGGCTATGATCAGTGCGGGGTTGCAAGCGAGAGCCATGGCTATCACAACGCGCTGACGCATGCCGCCCGAGAACATGTGCGGGTAGTTGTCGATCCGCCGTTCCGGGTCGGGGATACCGACTTTCTTAAGCATTTCGAGAACCGCGTCGCGAAGAGCCCGGCCCTTCAATCCTCGGTGAATCCGGATGGCTTCGGCGATCTGATCTCCGACGCGCTGAACGGGATTGAGTGACGTCATCGGCTCCTGGAAGATCATGCTGATCTTGCCACCCCTGATCTGGCGCATCTCTGCTTCAGGCAGGTCGAGCAATTCTTTGCCATTAAGGCGGATCGACCCGCTCCCCTTGGCGGATCCTTCGGGGAGAAGGCCCATAATCGCCAGTGAGGTGACGCTCTTTCCCGATCCGGATTCACCGACGACCGCCAAGGTTGAGCCTGCGGCAATAACGAAGCTGAGATCGTGGACGATCGGCTTGCTGCCGAATGAGATCTTGAGATTTTTGACTGAAAGTACAGCGTGCTCGGACATCAGGAAGCATCCTTCAAACGAGGATCGATAATATCGCGAAGACCATCGCCCATGAGGTTAAAAGCCAGGACGAGGAGAAGGATGCCAAGGCTAGGAAACAGAGCAAGGTGCGGCGAGCTGAGAATGTTTTCAAAGCCGTCGCGAACCATTCCACCCCATGTCGGAGCCGGCGGAGCTATTCCAAGACCGACAAAGGCCAAGGAGGCTTCCGTTCTAACCGCGCTTGCCATCCAGAGTGACGCCATAACCATGATTTCGGGAAGAATGGCTGGCAAGATATGCCGATAGAGGGTTCGGTTTGAAGAAAAGCCCATCGCGCGGCAGGCTTGCACATATTCTCGGTCGCGTTGGGTAATCACGGCAGCGCGGGTGACCCGGGCAAAGGCCGGGATAGAGGTAAAAGCAATCGCGGCAACGATATTGGTCGTCGTCGCTCCCATCAGGGCAACGAGTGCGATGCCCAAAATGAGCGAAGGGAAAGCTAAAACGACGTCCATGATCTGCATCAAGACGATGTCGAGACGGCCGCCCCTGAAACCTGCAATCATTCCGATGAACGTACCAATGGCCATGGCAACCACAACGGCCAAGAAGCCGATGATCAGTGAGTAGCGCGCTCCATAGAGCATGCGGGTCCAGATGTCTCGGCCGAATTGGTCAGTACCAAAGATGTGGGCAGTACTCGGCGAAGCGAGCTGGTCCACGATGTTCTGTTTGGCTGGCGGATAAGGAGACAGCTGGGGAGCGAATATCGCACCTACAACGAGGAGTACGATGATGAGCAAACCTGCCCACGTGGAGAAATTGATCCGGCGAATGACGGCCTGGCTCTTTTCAAGCCGGCTCTCGGAGCGCTTTAGCGTTACTTCGGAGCTTGTCATTTGTATTGAACCCTAGGATCGAGGAAGCCATACGCAAGGTCGGTCGCGAGGTTCACGACAACCACGATGAAGGTATAGACAACGATCATCCCCTGCAGCAGCGTATAGTCGCGCTGGCTCAAAGCCGTCAGGATGAGTTTTCCAAGACCTGGCCGGGAGAAGACGATTTCGGTCAGAACCGAGTTACCGATCAGAATGCCGAGATAAAGGCCGACAATTGTTGTGATCGGAACAAGGCAGTTACCGAGACCATGGCGCCATATGACGGCGCTGTGGTGCACCCCCTTGGCTCGGGCAGTTCTCACGAAGTCCTGACTCAATACTTCCAGCATCGCCGAGCGCGTAACGCGGGTGACGTAGGCCATCATGATCAAAGCAAGAGAGACGGCAGGCAGCACCATCTGCCAGAGACGGTCGCCGATTCCTTCTCCCGTCCCTGCACTGATGACAGGGAACCACCGAAGTTTAATTGAAAATGCGATCAGCAGAACGATGGCCGATACGAACCCAGGAAGTGACAGGCCAAGCAGCGAAACAAAGCGGAGAATGTAATCCACGGCTCTGTTGCGATATACGGCTGCCCATACGCCTGCGGGAACACCGAAGACGACGCCAAGCAGCAATCCAGCAAATGTCAGCTCCAGTGTATACGGCAAGACCGACATAACCTCTTCAGTCACGGGGCGTCCTGAGACCATCGATGTGCCAAGGTCACCCTTGAGCGCATTGAGCAGGAAATGGCCGTACTGAACGAGTACCGGTTGATCGAGCCCAAGTCGCGTGCGCATCGCGTCGATGCTCTCGGGACTGGCCTGATCGCCGAGGATCATCTGGACCGGATCGCCGGGCAGCACTCGGACCATGAGAAAGACGAGCGTCAAAACGCTAATCAACGTGATAACGGCAAAGCAAATTCGCTTTGCTAGATATAATAACATTTAGACCTGCTCCCCTGACACGCTTTAGGCAATTGGCCTATGCGAGTTCTGATACGCATCTAGCTATAGCTACTGCGAGCAAGACCAGAATTAACGAGATTCAATTCGCTGTCAACAAATTCT from Rhizobium tumorigenes includes these protein-coding regions:
- a CDS encoding ABC transporter permease — translated: MTSSEVTLKRSESRLEKSQAVIRRINFSTWAGLLIIVLLVVGAIFAPQLSPYPPAKQNIVDQLASPSTAHIFGTDQFGRDIWTRMLYGARYSLIIGFLAVVVAMAIGTFIGMIAGFRGGRLDIVLMQIMDVVLAFPSLILGIALVALMGATTTNIVAAIAFTSIPAFARVTRAAVITQRDREYVQACRAMGFSSNRTLYRHILPAILPEIMVMASLWMASAVRTEASLAFVGLGIAPPAPTWGGMVRDGFENILSSPHLALFPSLGILLLVLAFNLMGDGLRDIIDPRLKDAS
- a CDS encoding ABC transporter permease, which encodes MLLYLAKRICFAVITLISVLTLVFLMVRVLPGDPVQMILGDQASPESIDAMRTRLGLDQPVLVQYGHFLLNALKGDLGTSMVSGRPVTEEVMSVLPYTLELTFAGLLLGVVFGVPAGVWAAVYRNRAVDYILRFVSLLGLSLPGFVSAIVLLIAFSIKLRWFPVISAGTGEGIGDRLWQMVLPAVSLALIMMAYVTRVTRSAMLEVLSQDFVRTARAKGVHHSAVIWRHGLGNCLVPITTIVGLYLGILIGNSVLTEIVFSRPGLGKLILTALSQRDYTLLQGMIVVYTFIVVVVNLATDLAYGFLDPRVQYK
- a CDS encoding MmgE/PrpD family protein — its product is MHAIQELANFAATHPAGSLPHSARQACAVLITDLLAASAAGFNSDLAIAARKAAYAAYGQGPVDVWLTDRSLSIVGAAMANSAAASALDLDDGHRGAAGHPGAGIIPAVLAVAQQIGASDEEIFEAIAVGYDIALRVATARPTETIDTYISGRWVNFGVAAGAGRLLKLTTFQMANAIGIAGAEGPIGINEAVSKADGNTVKECIPPAVVTGLTAAFRAQAGATGPLDLLDDGKRYTRAVLTGDLGIHWWLEDCYLKPYACCRYMHAAIDAILELRRPGVPIVSLRIETFAEGLKLSNERNPATLEGAQYSYHFSCALAAIYGSRALQPVDPSHLKDPLVLELSARTVLLAHMDFAASFPKGTPCRVIMDQGEGEEVLTVLYPLGDVANPMSYEQVKEKFQLLGAQVLKEERRARILAALDNLPVSGFKPLFDTLAEPSTPLDPEGMRELE
- a CDS encoding ABC transporter ATP-binding protein, which gives rise to MSEHAVLSVKNLKISFGSKPIVHDLSFVIAAGSTLAVVGESGSGKSVTSLAIMGLLPEGSAKGSGSIRLNGKELLDLPEAEMRQIRGGKISMIFQEPMTSLNPVQRVGDQIAEAIRIHRGLKGRALRDAVLEMLKKVGIPDPERRIDNYPHMFSGGMRQRVVIAMALACNPALIIADEPTTALDVTVQAQILRLLKDLQQDTKTAVLFITHDMGVVAEVADHVLVMRSGQQIEAGSVNKIFSEPESDYTRILIEAAPSIAGKIDIENAAASELDVLPLNCKGDKPLLEVRDLSVRFVHTGGLFGRRLGHVHAVEGVSFAIGKGETLGLVGESGSGKSTIGKAIIDLVSRHGGTITVDGNLIDYSDHKSLARMRRDVQMIFQDPFGSLDSRQTIGSAIIEPMKVHGIASGKALTEKMEWLLDKVGIPTNRANSLPHEFSGGQRQRICIARALAMAPKLIIADEAVSALDVAVKAQIIELMMSLQKEFDISYLFISHDMAAVEKICDRVAVMYFGELVEIGSRDDVIGRPGHDYTQRLLSAIPITHPGQRLVRPAARRQAPPPISPMKPIGFVPEPALWNIKSAGHFIRRPAPSLSSR